A window of Halomonas sp. GFAJ-1 contains these coding sequences:
- a CDS encoding ABC transporter yields the protein MSDLSTRDLIIDVPDRESGTALNLTLEPGQVWGVLGPNGAGKTTLLHTLAGLNAPRAGQVLLNQSPLTQLRRRHIARELGLVFQERLDGFPATVLETALIGRHPYLSLWQMEGADDYAQAEAALERLDVAHLRDRLVSTLSGGERQRVAMATVLTQAPKIWLADEPTNHLDLHHQSAVMALMAEQAAQGSAVMMCLHDLNLAARWCDHILLLYPNGEACWGRRDSMLVPSALERLYQQRLATVQVEGAPVFVPIQ from the coding sequence ATGAGCGACCTTTCTACCCGCGACCTCATCATCGACGTGCCCGATCGCGAAAGTGGCACGGCGCTGAACCTTACCCTTGAGCCGGGTCAAGTTTGGGGCGTGTTAGGCCCTAACGGCGCAGGTAAAACCACGCTGCTGCACACGCTGGCAGGGCTGAATGCCCCACGGGCTGGGCAGGTGCTGCTCAATCAATCACCGCTTACTCAACTGCGCCGCCGCCATATCGCCCGTGAGCTTGGCTTAGTGTTTCAAGAGCGCCTGGATGGCTTTCCTGCCACGGTGCTAGAAACCGCGCTGATTGGTCGTCACCCCTACCTTTCTTTGTGGCAGATGGAGGGGGCCGATGACTACGCGCAGGCTGAAGCGGCACTGGAAAGGTTAGATGTAGCGCACCTCCGCGACCGTTTGGTGAGCACACTTTCCGGCGGCGAACGTCAGCGGGTGGCGATGGCCACGGTACTCACCCAAGCGCCGAAGATTTGGCTGGCAGACGAACCCACCAACCATCTCGATTTACATCACCAAAGCGCGGTGATGGCGCTAATGGCGGAGCAGGCCGCCCAGGGGAGTGCGGTAATGATGTGCCTGCATGATTTAAATCTAGCCGCCCGCTGGTGTGACCACATTCTGCTGCTATATCCCAACGGTGAAGCTTGCTGGGGGCGGCGAGACTCCATGCTGGTGCCCAGTGCACTGGAAAGGCTCTACCAGCAGCGCTTAGCCACGGTACAGGTTGAGGGTGCGCCGGTGTTTGTACCTATTCAGTAA
- a CDS encoding ABC transporter permease, with protein sequence MWQPLGLLVLIAMTAMLFALAVGSAQLSIGQLWAVAQGQGDALARTMVIDLRLPRALSAFAVGGLLAVAGALMQVLLRNPLADPYVLGLSGGASIGALAAMLAGVGGVLISGSAFAGALFSTFLVFGLAHGSGGWTPSRLLLTGVVVAAGWGAVITLMLALSPAERLPGMLYWLMGDLSYARTPWPPLLLLLTICIVLVPLGRSLNVLARGPQQAAALGVDVRPLEWGIYIVASLLTAAAVTTAGSIGFVGLVVPHLLRLLLGNDQRLILPACALAGGTLLVLADTLARTMIAPEQLPVGVITALLGVPTFLFLLYRSR encoded by the coding sequence CTGTGGCAACCCCTTGGCCTACTGGTGTTGATTGCCATGACCGCTATGCTGTTCGCCTTAGCGGTGGGCAGTGCGCAGCTTTCCATTGGTCAACTTTGGGCGGTGGCTCAAGGGCAGGGCGACGCACTGGCGCGCACCATGGTGATTGATTTACGCCTGCCCAGAGCGCTTTCCGCCTTTGCGGTGGGGGGGCTTCTGGCAGTGGCGGGGGCGTTGATGCAGGTGCTGTTGCGTAACCCGCTTGCGGACCCTTACGTGTTAGGGCTTTCCGGCGGGGCATCCATTGGCGCGTTGGCGGCCATGCTGGCAGGCGTGGGCGGCGTGTTGATTTCCGGCTCGGCGTTTGCCGGTGCGCTGTTTTCGACGTTTTTAGTGTTTGGCCTTGCCCACGGCAGCGGTGGCTGGACGCCTTCACGGCTGCTGCTGACGGGGGTGGTGGTGGCTGCAGGCTGGGGCGCGGTGATTACCCTGATGCTTGCGCTAAGCCCTGCCGAGCGGCTGCCGGGCATGCTGTATTGGCTAATGGGCGATCTCTCCTACGCCCGCACCCCGTGGCCACCGTTGCTGCTTTTATTAACGATTTGCATTGTGCTTGTACCGCTTGGGCGAAGCTTGAATGTGCTGGCCCGCGGCCCACAGCAGGCGGCCGCGCTGGGGGTGGATGTGCGCCCGCTGGAGTGGGGTATCTATATCGTTGCCAGCCTACTCACGGCGGCAGCGGTCACCACCGCAGGTAGCATTGGCTTTGTTGGCTTGGTGGTGCCGCATCTGCTGCGCCTGCTGCTAGGCAACGACCAGCGCTTAATTTTACCGGCCTGCGCCCTGGCAGGGGGCACTTTGCTGGTGCTGGCGGATACGCTCGCCCGCACCATGATTGCACCGGAACAGCTGCCCGTGGGCGTGATTACCGCGCTATTAGGCGTGCCCACTTTCTTGTTTTTGCTCTACCGGAGCCGCTGA